The Bacillota bacterium genome window below encodes:
- a CDS encoding 3D domain-containing protein, with protein MTQSAPASQTAGLRHASAFKGAVFLASLAAFGWLGQAWALVPVAVEVDGNRVEGRVLTGTVSGALSQLGILLQDGDRTRPALQAKIASGMEIAVLRAFPVTLSSDGNVRSVLAVPGTVGDLLADVGIKLGPLDRVEPPADTPLSPTLKVEVVRVREEVVVRREPIPYRTLRWAEPRWEKGKTGVLREGREGLAEHTVRLRYENGRLVSTTRLATKTLKEPVDKIIGVGTRIVWRTMKTPVGTIRYKEAIQMVATAYYPGPESTGRYADGVTATGMRAGHGVVAVDPRVIPLGTRLYIPGYGLAVAGDVGSAIKGRRIDLGFNTLREALHFGRQTVTVYVLD; from the coding sequence ATGACGCAGAGCGCGCCGGCATCGCAGACAGCCGGGCTGCGGCATGCCTCGGCGTTCAAGGGAGCGGTGTTCCTGGCCTCGCTGGCGGCTTTCGGGTGGCTCGGCCAGGCGTGGGCGCTGGTTCCGGTGGCCGTCGAGGTCGACGGAAACCGCGTCGAGGGCCGGGTGCTGACGGGCACGGTCTCCGGCGCGCTGAGCCAGCTCGGGATCCTGCTCCAAGACGGCGACAGGACGCGCCCGGCGCTGCAGGCGAAGATCGCTTCGGGGATGGAAATCGCCGTGCTGCGCGCCTTTCCCGTCACGCTGAGCAGCGACGGGAACGTGCGCAGCGTTCTGGCCGTGCCCGGGACCGTCGGGGATCTTCTGGCCGACGTGGGGATCAAGCTGGGGCCGCTGGACCGCGTCGAGCCGCCCGCCGACACGCCCCTGTCGCCCACCCTCAAAGTGGAGGTCGTGCGGGTCCGGGAGGAGGTCGTGGTGCGGCGAGAGCCCATCCCGTACCGGACGTTGCGGTGGGCCGAGCCCCGGTGGGAAAAGGGGAAGACCGGCGTGCTGCGCGAGGGGCGTGAGGGGCTCGCCGAGCACACGGTCAGGCTTCGCTACGAAAACGGCCGGCTCGTTTCGACCACCCGGCTCGCCACCAAGACCCTGAAAGAACCCGTGGACAAGATCATCGGTGTGGGCACCCGGATCGTGTGGCGCACCATGAAGACCCCCGTGGGCACCATCCGCTACAAGGAAGCCATCCAGATGGTGGCGACGGCCTACTATCCCGGCCCCGAGAGCACCGGCCGGTACGCCGACGGGGTCACCGCCACCGGGATGCGGGCGGGGCACGGGGTCGTGGCGGTGGATCCCAGGGTCATCCCCCTGGGCACCCGCCTCTACATCCCGGGCTACGGCCTCGCGGTGGCCGGGGACGTCGGGTCGGCCATCAAGGGGCGGCGCATCGACCTCGGGTTCAACACGCTGCGCGAGGCGCTCCACTTCGGACGCCAGACGGTGACGGTCTACGTCCTCGATTGA
- a CDS encoding ribonuclease H-like YkuK family protein yields the protein MQFISPTKGPMTFDAMFDEIIAYVRESPQASYRIIVGTDSQLRDQTSFVTAVIVHRVGKGARYFYARERQVFGRSLRQRIFYEAARSLEVAGKLASRLAANGYADFDVEIHLDIGRHGETRDLIREVVGMVTGSGFDARIKPDAFGASKVADKYTK from the coding sequence ATGCAGTTCATAAGCCCCACCAAGGGGCCGATGACGTTCGACGCGATGTTCGACGAGATCATCGCGTACGTTCGCGAAAGCCCCCAGGCGAGCTACCGCATTATCGTCGGGACCGACTCGCAGCTTCGCGACCAGACGAGTTTCGTCACCGCCGTCATCGTTCACCGGGTCGGCAAGGGCGCGCGGTACTTCTACGCCAGGGAACGGCAGGTCTTCGGCCGGAGCTTGCGGCAGCGCATCTTCTACGAGGCGGCTCGGAGCCTGGAGGTAGCAGGTAAGCTCGCCTCGCGCCTGGCGGCCAACGGGTACGCGGACTTCGACGTCGAGATCCACCTGGACATCGGCCGCCACGGCGAGACCCGCGACCTCATCCGAGAGGTGGTCGGCATGGTGACGGGCAGCGGCTTCGACGCCCGCATCAAGCCGGACGCCTTCGGCGCCTCCAAGGTTGCGGACAAGTACACCAAGTGA
- a CDS encoding DnaD domain protein — MARRRVRIEPGVSGRRYLSVPEELIELYAPRISWQAVAAWLVLRLAAERGGSVGDNEELTSFVARTLGLSPLEAGEAMRRLTLYRLVEPAGEHALRVLEPLEAASFAREFGEVGAPLRPAPSQPEPAPAAPQEVAAAADPSAGASQPLPADIREVLDWYHQRIGLISESQIERLCEWITQRGMTTDVVALAIEQTARSAEYASFSYLEGVLRNWYNQGVRTWADVLRRPHLASVLNASRAAAPAGPPSAPGAGGGSPSTPAGQGAPVGAGSGSGAGKADRSDAPMVGVPNAEAYRPVDPERVKRIKELYGYGR; from the coding sequence ATGGCGCGACGCCGTGTTCGCATCGAGCCGGGGGTGTCAGGCCGGCGGTACCTGTCGGTTCCGGAGGAACTGATCGAACTGTACGCCCCCCGCATCAGCTGGCAGGCGGTGGCCGCTTGGCTGGTGCTCCGGCTTGCCGCCGAGCGGGGCGGCTCGGTCGGGGACAACGAGGAACTGACCTCCTTCGTAGCGAGGACGCTGGGGCTCTCCCCGCTGGAGGCGGGCGAAGCCATGCGGAGGCTGACGCTGTACCGCCTCGTGGAGCCGGCCGGTGAACACGCGCTTCGGGTGCTGGAACCGCTCGAGGCCGCCAGCTTCGCCCGGGAGTTCGGTGAGGTGGGGGCGCCGCTGCGTCCGGCTCCCTCCCAACCCGAGCCGGCCCCTGCGGCGCCACAGGAGGTGGCGGCGGCCGCCGACCCGTCGGCCGGAGCATCCCAGCCGCTGCCGGCCGACATCCGCGAGGTGCTCGACTGGTACCACCAGCGCATCGGGCTCATCAGTGAAAGCCAGATAGAGCGGCTGTGCGAATGGATCACCCAGCGGGGCATGACCACCGACGTGGTGGCGCTCGCCATCGAGCAGACGGCGCGTTCTGCCGAGTACGCGAGCTTCAGCTACCTGGAGGGCGTCCTGCGCAACTGGTACAACCAGGGAGTCCGCACGTGGGCTGACGTCCTGCGCCGGCCCCACCTGGCCTCCGTGCTCAACGCTTCCCGCGCTGCTGCGCCGGCAGGACCGCCGTCCGCGCCGGGTGCGGGCGGGGGCTCACCCTCCACGCCGGCCGGCCAGGGCGCGCCGGTCGGGGCCGGCTCGGGCAGCGGGGCCGGCAAGGCGGACCGGTCGGATGCCCCGATGGTTGGGGTTCCTAACGCCGAGGCCTACAGGCCGGTAGATCCCGAGCGCGTGAAGCGCATCAAGGAGCTGTACGGCTATGGCCGTTGA
- a CDS encoding APC family permease, which yields MDEARAGRPPRLMGFFSACALGVGTMIGAGIFSLSADAARYAGPGAVLSYLLAGASAFILAFNFGHLAASRPVSGGPYVYIRDSLGIGAASVAGWQLWLGMALSASFYALGFARYLTYFWPGIPEWLTAPGCVLAVAGANALGHRAAAFLQNLSVALLLFVLGGFVAVGVPRVDPAFWSPFFPYGWDGVLAAVPLVFTSYLGFEMVAQAAGAIANAPRTVPAAMLTSVGVVTLLYTGIIAVSVGIVHHVDLAGSATPLAEVARRVLGRAGASAVAAAGLIATLSSANGVMLASLELGETMAADGLLPRALAPAPAPATARHGRFRSSSLRLGAAALVIATLGTLVGQLEWLARGVGVLHFLPFSLIPFAVMGRKTGARERRGQGPLLLHWGSGVPLLGLAVMGFMLRQINPVDFWVAVGLTVPGVIWFALRPREPRA from the coding sequence GTGGACGAGGCTCGCGCCGGCCGGCCGCCCCGTTTGATGGGCTTTTTCAGCGCCTGCGCGCTGGGGGTCGGTACCATGATCGGCGCGGGCATCTTCTCCCTTTCCGCCGACGCCGCCCGGTACGCCGGCCCCGGGGCGGTTCTGAGCTATCTTCTGGCCGGCGCCAGCGCCTTTATCCTGGCGTTCAACTTCGGCCACCTGGCCGCCTCCCGGCCGGTATCCGGCGGCCCTTACGTCTATATCCGGGACTCTCTGGGGATCGGCGCCGCGTCCGTGGCGGGCTGGCAGTTGTGGCTGGGGATGGCGCTCTCCGCATCGTTCTATGCCCTGGGCTTCGCCAGGTACCTCACCTACTTCTGGCCGGGAATCCCCGAGTGGCTGACCGCACCCGGCTGCGTGCTGGCCGTTGCCGGCGCCAACGCGCTCGGGCACAGGGCAGCCGCCTTCTTGCAGAATCTTTCGGTGGCGCTGCTGCTTTTCGTGCTGGGCGGCTTCGTCGCCGTGGGGGTTCCCCGGGTCGATCCGGCGTTCTGGTCGCCGTTTTTCCCGTATGGCTGGGACGGGGTGCTGGCGGCTGTTCCCCTGGTGTTCACCTCCTACCTGGGCTTCGAGATGGTGGCCCAGGCCGCCGGCGCCATCGCCAACGCGCCGCGAACCGTGCCCGCCGCCATGCTGACCTCTGTGGGCGTCGTCACGCTCCTTTACACCGGGATCATCGCCGTCAGCGTCGGCATCGTGCACCATGTGGACCTGGCCGGCAGCGCCACGCCTCTGGCCGAGGTGGCACGGCGGGTGCTGGGCCGTGCCGGGGCGTCCGCCGTGGCCGCCGCGGGGCTCATCGCCACCCTGTCGTCCGCCAACGGGGTGATGCTGGCCTCCCTGGAGCTGGGCGAAACCATGGCCGCAGACGGCCTTCTCCCCCGGGCGCTCGCCCCCGCTCCCGCGCCCGCGACCGCCCGCCACGGCCGGTTCCGCTCCTCGTCGCTGCGGCTCGGCGCCGCCGCGCTGGTCATCGCCACGCTCGGAACGCTCGTCGGCCAGCTCGAGTGGCTGGCCCGCGGCGTCGGGGTACTGCACTTCCTGCCGTTTTCCCTGATTCCCTTTGCCGTGATGGGGCGAAAGACCGGTGCTCGCGAAAGGCGCGGCCAGGGGCCTCTGCTGCTTCATTGGGGAAGCGGCGTGCCGCTGCTGGGCCTGGCGGTGATGGGGTTCATGCTTCGCCAGATTAACCCCGTGGACTTCTGGGTGGCCGTGGGCCTAACGGTTCCGGGGGTGATCTGGTTTGCCCTGCGGCCGCGGGAGCCCCGCGCTTGA
- a CDS encoding shikimate dehydrogenase: protein MAGNGQPRPVGLIGFPVRHSASPALHQAAFRALGLDWVYLLMEVEPALLGDAVRGLRALSFAGANVTIPHKRAVMAFLDELAPEAALTGAVNTICIEGLRLVGHNTDVGGFARAVNAAGIDLRGARVLVLGAGGAARAAAAACRQGGCAWVGVASRRREQAEELSREIAGVQALPLEAAAVGRLLGGIDLLVNATPLGMQGAGSGRSLVELAPPDGLPEDGAVMDMVYRPPETPLLAAARQAGRRAIPGAGMLLFQGALAFELWTGLAAPVETMAEALARELGVDPSSAGLPRPQGKPDHPRNR from the coding sequence GTGGCGGGAAACGGCCAGCCGCGGCCGGTCGGCCTGATCGGCTTTCCGGTGCGGCACTCGGCCTCGCCGGCCCTGCACCAGGCTGCCTTTCGGGCGCTGGGGCTCGACTGGGTTTACCTGCTGATGGAGGTGGAACCCGCCTTACTGGGCGATGCGGTGCGAGGGCTTCGTGCGCTTTCGTTTGCCGGGGCCAACGTGACGATTCCCCACAAGCGCGCGGTGATGGCCTTCCTGGATGAGCTCGCTCCGGAGGCAGCCCTCACGGGCGCCGTCAACACCATCTGCATCGAGGGCCTGCGGCTGGTGGGCCACAACACGGACGTCGGCGGGTTCGCCCGGGCGGTGAACGCCGCGGGAATCGATCTGCGTGGAGCCAGGGTGCTGGTGCTCGGCGCTGGGGGCGCTGCACGGGCGGCCGCCGCGGCCTGCCGGCAGGGGGGGTGCGCGTGGGTGGGTGTGGCGTCGCGCCGCCGGGAGCAGGCCGAGGAGCTTTCCCGGGAGATTGCCGGCGTCCAAGCGCTGCCGCTGGAAGCCGCCGCCGTCGGCAGGCTCCTTGGCGGGATCGACCTCCTGGTGAACGCCACCCCCCTCGGCATGCAGGGCGCCGGCAGCGGGCGGAGCCTGGTGGAACTCGCACCTCCCGACGGCCTGCCGGAAGACGGCGCCGTAATGGACATGGTCTACCGCCCTCCGGAGACGCCGCTGCTTGCAGCTGCGCGCCAGGCCGGGCGGCGCGCCATCCCCGGAGCGGGCATGCTGCTTTTCCAGGGCGCGCTCGCTTTCGAACTCTGGACCGGGCTCGCTGCCCCGGTGGAGACCATGGCCGAGGCGCTCGCCCGGGAACTCGGCGTCGATCCCTCAAGCGCGGGGCTCCCGCGGCCGCAGGGCAAACCAGATCACCCCCGGAACCGTTAG
- a CDS encoding D-alanine--D-alanine ligase family protein: protein MSENGRLRLALLFGGRSGEHEVSIMSARSVLRALDPERYRVFPIAITRHGRWYTGSDPAAAMDALAAGRVDELDPVAVIPQPGHPDNPPIDVAFPLLHGPLGEDGTIQSIFELAEIPYVGAGVATSAVGMDKELMKAAFRAAGLPVVAYRVVRRSEWQQDPGAVTRAVAEHPGFPAFVKPANLGSSVGVNPASNAEELARALEEAFAYDRKALVEASAAPLKEVECSVLGIDRPEVSVPGEVRPGRAFYDYTAKYLDTTTGLVVPAELDPEVAERVRDLAAKCFQAVDCAGMARVDFFVKPDGQVFVNEINTIPGFTAVSMYPRLWEASGLPYPSLIDRLVEIALEVHRTRLEIRAAHASYAPGAQGGVAPRPKSSGRAG from the coding sequence ATGAGCGAGAACGGCCGTTTGAGGCTGGCCCTGTTGTTCGGCGGGCGGTCCGGGGAACACGAGGTCTCCATCATGTCCGCCCGATCCGTGCTCAGGGCGCTCGACCCCGAGCGCTACCGGGTCTTTCCCATCGCGATCACCCGCCACGGGCGGTGGTACACGGGCTCCGACCCCGCCGCGGCGATGGACGCCCTCGCGGCGGGGCGCGTCGACGAACTCGACCCGGTGGCGGTCATCCCCCAGCCGGGCCACCCGGACAACCCGCCCATCGACGTGGCCTTTCCCCTGCTGCACGGCCCGCTGGGTGAGGACGGCACCATCCAGTCCATCTTCGAGCTGGCGGAGATTCCTTACGTGGGGGCGGGCGTGGCCACCAGCGCCGTCGGGATGGATAAGGAGCTGATGAAGGCGGCCTTTCGCGCCGCCGGGCTGCCCGTGGTGGCCTACCGCGTCGTGCGGCGATCCGAGTGGCAACAGGACCCCGGCGCGGTGACCCGGGCCGTCGCGGAACACCCGGGCTTTCCCGCCTTCGTCAAGCCGGCCAACCTAGGCTCCAGCGTGGGGGTCAACCCGGCCTCGAACGCCGAGGAGCTGGCACGGGCCCTCGAGGAAGCCTTCGCCTACGACCGCAAGGCGCTCGTGGAGGCATCGGCCGCGCCCCTCAAGGAGGTCGAGTGCAGCGTTCTGGGTATCGACCGGCCCGAGGTGTCGGTGCCCGGCGAGGTCCGGCCGGGGCGGGCGTTTTACGATTACACGGCAAAGTACCTGGACACCACGACGGGACTGGTGGTTCCGGCCGAACTCGACCCGGAGGTGGCGGAGCGGGTCAGGGACCTGGCCGCCAAGTGCTTCCAGGCGGTGGATTGCGCCGGGATGGCCCGCGTTGACTTCTTCGTGAAACCCGACGGGCAGGTGTTCGTAAACGAGATCAACACCATCCCGGGCTTCACCGCGGTGAGCATGTACCCGCGGTTGTGGGAGGCGTCGGGGCTGCCGTACCCGAGCCTGATCGACCGCCTGGTGGAGATCGCCCTCGAAGTTCACAGGACGCGCCTCGAAATCCGCGCGGCCCACGCATCCTACGCCCCGGGCGCGCAGGGAGGCGTGGCGCCCAGGCCGAAGTCCTCCGGCCGGGCGGGGTGA
- a CDS encoding N-acetylmuramoyl-L-alanine amidase, with translation MATNHNPHGLRRLRLVLDGRYIEGAVGRLDGRAAWVDAAPIASRWGGRLDIGEEVLGWRDARTGRTVVFRRGSPQAQLENDAERVTLSAAPDWSDGALLFPADAVALAGGASLSVDRTAGVLFITRPDPYLAEWRVLIDPGHGGRDTGATYGAGLVEKDLNLDVARRLARLLKAAGAAAALSRTTDVELSTARRCARARQFQARLVLSIHHNAYPDPSLQGAEGYYYRKDESRRLAAALVGALARGLGVPNRGVREANVGVLSCLGCSAALTEAAFVTEPRLARAFSHPWMRVKEALALLEGLRSFCSAAHGDGVLWGVPSP, from the coding sequence ATGGCGACTAACCACAACCCCCACGGGCTGCGCCGGCTGCGGCTGGTGCTGGACGGGCGGTACATTGAAGGCGCGGTGGGCCGCCTGGACGGCAGGGCGGCGTGGGTCGACGCGGCCCCCATCGCCTCCCGGTGGGGGGGCCGGCTGGACATCGGCGAAGAGGTGCTGGGTTGGCGGGATGCCCGCACCGGCCGCACCGTGGTCTTCAGGCGGGGGAGCCCGCAGGCGCAGCTGGAAAACGACGCCGAGCGCGTCACCCTGTCCGCGGCCCCGGACTGGTCCGACGGTGCCCTGCTCTTTCCGGCCGATGCCGTCGCCCTGGCGGGCGGTGCGTCGCTCAGCGTGGACCGCACGGCCGGGGTGCTGTTCATCACCCGCCCCGACCCCTATCTGGCCGAGTGGCGAGTCCTGATCGACCCGGGTCACGGTGGCCGGGACACGGGGGCCACCTACGGCGCAGGCCTCGTTGAGAAAGACCTCAATCTCGACGTGGCCCGCCGCCTCGCCCGCCTCCTGAAAGCGGCAGGAGCGGCTGCCGCCTTGAGCCGCACCACGGACGTGGAACTCAGCACGGCCCGCCGCTGCGCGCGGGCCCGTCAGTTCCAGGCGCGCCTCGTGCTCAGCATCCACCACAACGCCTACCCCGACCCTTCCCTGCAGGGCGCCGAGGGGTACTACTACCGCAAGGACGAGAGCCGCAGGCTAGCCGCTGCGCTGGTCGGCGCGCTGGCGCGGGGTCTTGGCGTGCCGAACCGGGGGGTTCGGGAGGCCAACGTGGGGGTGCTCAGCTGCCTGGGGTGTTCCGCCGCCCTGACCGAGGCGGCGTTCGTTACCGAACCCCGGCTGGCCCGGGCCTTTAGCCACCCGTGGATGCGGGTGAAGGAGGCGCTGGCCCTGCTCGAGGGACTGCGGAGCTTTTGCAGCGCCGCTCATGGAGACGGCGTGCTGTGGGGCGTCCCGTCCCCGTAG
- a CDS encoding peptidoglycan-binding domain-containing protein has product MSAPDKEPATPAARQRAGRVRRARRKHPVLHPGSRGPAVAALQQQLSRLGFYGGEIDAIYGDLTFEAVRSFQRAFRLPPDGLAGPEVLGLLDDPFLQAGEAAPGHRLVVAWADGDLPAEDQRPQWVSMWAVPGLELVADPLGRMWLSDGEAGRVARNGPLRGPLPVLTVRPARSVPLIRRSGLQQIARMLTGSGRVARVIVAVPDGDGAPARSGSAEMPPPGAFRLARALGRAGVSCWISLRLSSPARPLSLRWWGYEVTRRAGVFERMVVWAPPVVGDSFEPEIAAVRAAIQGVRRWRPPWRVLLGLDLSPWLIEPPETPGRPPGRRRLTRAEAVLAAWQLRLRRLKGEDPATLPTVVRCTPARVRAFVSFVKWAGLGGIVLRGLDRADPPVLAVVENTIPALKFSDDPS; this is encoded by the coding sequence GTGTCAGCGCCGGATAAGGAGCCTGCCACGCCGGCCGCACGGCAGCGCGCAGGCAGGGTGCGCCGCGCCCGCCGCAAGCACCCCGTGCTGCACCCGGGCAGCCGTGGCCCGGCGGTGGCTGCGCTCCAGCAGCAGCTGAGCAGGCTCGGCTTCTACGGCGGCGAGATCGACGCCATATACGGCGACCTGACCTTCGAGGCCGTCCGGTCGTTCCAGCGGGCGTTCCGCCTGCCGCCCGACGGCCTGGCGGGCCCTGAGGTGCTGGGGCTCCTGGACGACCCTTTTCTTCAGGCCGGCGAGGCCGCGCCGGGGCACCGGCTGGTGGTGGCATGGGCCGACGGGGACCTTCCCGCAGAAGATCAGCGCCCTCAATGGGTCAGCATGTGGGCGGTTCCCGGCCTCGAACTCGTCGCCGACCCGCTCGGCCGCATGTGGCTTTCAGACGGCGAGGCAGGCCGGGTGGCCCGGAACGGCCCGCTCCGCGGCCCGCTGCCCGTGCTCACGGTGCGACCGGCGCGCAGCGTGCCGCTCATCCGGCGTTCCGGCCTGCAGCAGATCGCCCGCATGCTCACAGGCAGCGGGCGGGTCGCGCGCGTCATCGTCGCCGTCCCGGACGGAGACGGTGCGCCGGCGCGATCGGGTTCCGCCGAGATGCCCCCGCCCGGGGCGTTTCGCCTGGCCCGGGCCCTCGGCCGGGCCGGGGTGAGCTGCTGGATCAGCCTGCGGCTGTCGTCACCCGCCCGCCCCCTCAGCCTGCGGTGGTGGGGTTACGAGGTTACACGCCGCGCCGGCGTGTTCGAGCGCATGGTGGTCTGGGCGCCACCGGTCGTGGGTGACTCGTTTGAACCCGAGATCGCCGCGGTCCGCGCCGCCATTCAGGGGGTCCGGCGCTGGCGCCCGCCATGGCGGGTTCTCCTCGGCCTCGACCTGTCCCCCTGGCTCATCGAGCCGCCCGAAACCCCGGGGCGACCTCCGGGCCGCCGCCGCCTCACCCGGGCCGAGGCGGTACTTGCCGCCTGGCAGCTTCGCCTTCGCCGGCTGAAAGGGGAGGACCCCGCCACCCTCCCCACGGTGGTGCGCTGCACGCCGGCGCGTGTCCGGGCGTTCGTGAGCTTTGTGAAGTGGGCGGGGCTGGGCGGCATCGTTCTGCGGGGCCTTGACCGCGCGGATCCCCCCGTGCTGGCCGTTGTCGAAAACACCATTCCGGCGCTCAAGTTCTCGGACGACCCGTCATAA
- the rsmA gene encoding 16S rRNA (adenine(1518)-N(6)/adenine(1519)-N(6))-dimethyltransferase RsmA, translated as MPAPPPNPATPSALHEILRHFGLRPRRAFSQNFLIDPRVAGRIATAVGAGPDDRVVEIGAGLGAITLPLARLAGQVIAIERDPRLAQALGWVLAQHGLNAPVLRRVVVVVADVLRLPLDPLLSLPRGAPGRAFLAGNLPYGITSDLLLLLAASSGWQRGVVMVQEEVADRLTAAPGSEAYGSLTVALRARCRIGRLFEVSRRSFFPAPDVDSAVLEIAPLATRPGPEDSRALEEVLRAAFGQRRKRLKNALRTLRARSPRGRGGDGELNADEVEALLAAAGVDGSLRAEALGVEDFLRLAAAWRRHRAATR; from the coding sequence TTGCCAGCGCCCCCGCCGAATCCCGCCACCCCCTCGGCTCTACACGAGATTCTGCGGCATTTCGGCTTACGCCCGAGGCGCGCCTTCAGTCAGAATTTTCTCATCGACCCGAGGGTGGCCGGCCGCATCGCCACGGCGGTGGGCGCCGGGCCGGACGACCGGGTCGTGGAGATCGGGGCCGGGCTCGGGGCGATCACGCTGCCACTGGCGCGCCTCGCCGGGCAGGTGATCGCCATCGAACGGGACCCCCGCCTGGCGCAGGCCCTCGGCTGGGTGCTGGCGCAGCACGGCTTGAACGCGCCCGTGCTAAGGCGCGTCGTGGTCGTCGTGGCCGACGTCCTGCGCCTGCCCCTGGACCCTCTCCTGTCCCTGCCGCGCGGCGCCCCCGGGCGAGCATTTCTCGCCGGCAACCTGCCTTACGGCATCACGAGCGACCTGCTCCTCTTGCTGGCGGCTTCCAGCGGGTGGCAGCGGGGCGTGGTGATGGTGCAAGAAGAGGTGGCCGACCGCCTGACGGCCGCTCCGGGCAGCGAAGCCTATGGCTCTCTTACGGTGGCGCTTCGGGCGCGCTGCCGGATCGGCCGGCTCTTCGAGGTATCGCGCCGTTCGTTTTTCCCGGCGCCCGACGTGGATTCCGCGGTGCTGGAGATCGCTCCGCTTGCCACGCGCCCCGGGCCGGAGGACTCCCGGGCGCTCGAAGAGGTGCTGCGGGCCGCATTCGGCCAGCGCCGCAAGAGATTGAAAAACGCCCTGCGTACCCTGAGGGCGAGGTCGCCCCGGGGCAGGGGCGGCGACGGGGAGTTGAACGCCGATGAGGTGGAGGCGCTCCTGGCGGCCGCCGGCGTCGACGGCTCGCTCCGGGCGGAAGCCCTCGGCGTGGAGGATTTCCTCAGGCTGGCCGCTGCGTGGCGCCGCCACCGGGCGGCAACTCGTTGA
- a CDS encoding replicative DNA helicase translates to MAVEPSQGTPVASRLPAAAAPGAPPGVRGTFVPVDADAERRVLGILLKYPDKADLVMDRLRPSHFYDRVHRLVFRTIVELYNTTGRISFTQVFNRLRKEPQIPDPEGALLELTDSFGSAAELEPAVDVLLDKQARRRILEAAQEIERMILFESRPSLTDCQSAAQQLMFEATSEEGSLEEDVKPLRDVLARCYFNLVERMEGRRTAGLMVRYPSIDGITTGFKKKDLIILAARPSMGKTALALNFAVHVARFEQVPVLIFSLEMDDEQIGDRIVISELFRFQDGSSTPVTSLDYTTRMDAEKFARTQSIFNELHELPILVVDRRGLTAADIRAKARRVKAAHKDLGLIVIDYLQLIRPPSESTSKNWALVVGDVVREIRDLAGELDVPILLLSQLNRGVEARENKRPVMSDLRDSGNIEEFADVVMFLYRDDYYYPDKAREKGLEGVVEVIVAKQRRGPTGVAKLRFHKEYTRFVDLEEQERGP, encoded by the coding sequence ATGGCCGTTGAGCCGTCCCAGGGAACTCCTGTGGCCTCCAGGCTGCCCGCGGCCGCCGCCCCGGGCGCACCGCCGGGGGTGCGGGGGACTTTCGTTCCCGTCGATGCGGATGCCGAACGCCGGGTGCTGGGCATCCTGCTCAAGTACCCGGACAAGGCCGACCTGGTGATGGACAGGCTGCGTCCGTCCCACTTCTACGACCGCGTACACCGCCTCGTCTTCCGCACCATCGTGGAACTTTACAACACCACAGGCCGGATCTCGTTCACCCAGGTCTTCAACCGGCTGCGCAAGGAGCCGCAGATTCCGGACCCGGAAGGGGCGCTCCTCGAACTCACCGACTCCTTCGGCAGCGCCGCCGAGCTGGAGCCGGCCGTTGACGTCCTGCTGGACAAGCAGGCGCGCCGGCGCATCCTGGAGGCGGCGCAGGAGATCGAACGGATGATCCTGTTCGAGTCCCGACCGTCGCTGACGGACTGCCAGTCGGCCGCGCAGCAGCTGATGTTCGAGGCAACCTCCGAAGAGGGCAGCCTGGAGGAAGACGTCAAGCCGCTGCGCGACGTCCTGGCGCGCTGCTACTTCAACCTCGTGGAGCGCATGGAGGGCCGGCGCACGGCGGGGTTGATGGTGCGGTACCCCTCCATCGACGGCATCACCACGGGATTCAAGAAGAAAGATTTGATTATTCTGGCGGCTCGCCCCAGCATGGGCAAGACAGCGCTCGCGCTCAACTTCGCGGTGCACGTGGCGCGCTTCGAGCAGGTACCCGTTCTCATTTTCTCGCTGGAGATGGACGACGAGCAGATCGGCGACCGTATCGTGATAAGCGAGCTGTTCCGCTTCCAGGACGGCAGCAGCACCCCGGTCACGTCCCTGGACTACACCACCCGGATGGACGCGGAGAAGTTCGCCCGCACCCAGTCCATCTTCAACGAGCTTCACGAGCTGCCGATTCTCGTGGTGGACCGGCGGGGGTTGACGGCGGCCGACATCCGCGCCAAGGCCCGGCGTGTGAAGGCCGCCCACAAGGATCTCGGGCTCATCGTCATCGACTACCTGCAGCTCATCCGGCCGCCGTCCGAGAGCACGAGCAAAAACTGGGCGCTGGTGGTCGGGGACGTGGTGCGGGAGATCCGGGACCTGGCCGGCGAACTGGACGTGCCCATCCTGTTGCTGTCGCAGCTCAACCGGGGGGTCGAGGCCCGGGAGAACAAGCGCCCGGTCATGTCGGACCTGCGGGACAGCGGAAACATCGAGGAATTCGCCGACGTGGTCATGTTCCTGTACCGTGACGACTACTACTATCCGGACAAGGCCCGGGAGAAGGGTCTGGAGGGCGTCGTCGAGGTCATCGTGGCCAAGCAACGGCGCGGCCCCACCGGGGTGGCCAAGCTGCGGTTCCATAAGGAGTACACCCGTTTCGTCGACCTGGAGGAGCAGGAGCGTGGGCCCTGA